Proteins from one Ipomoea triloba cultivar NCNSP0323 chromosome 1, ASM357664v1 genomic window:
- the LOC116012335 gene encoding ATP-dependent DNA helicase PIF1-like — MPLSDIEWASSSINRMVQDELRYDIIEMHEEHTKLIFNLTTEQHVVYSTIISAIDINLCGIFFVYGYGGTEKTFVWRTLSATLRSKGDIVLNVASSGIASLLLPGGRTAHSRFAIPLNPNEDSTCNINQGSELAELIVKCKLIIWDEAPMMHKHCFEALDRSLRDILRFNNPQGLDVPFGGKTVVFGGDFRQILPVIPKGTRQDIVHATINASYLWRYCKVLRLTKNMRLQNSSSNNDYAQLKHFSEWIAKIGDGKIEGQTDECEYIEILGQILLQYSTDPIKAIVESTYPSFSSIIDDPSYLQKRAILTPTLDVVHSINEYISSLNTSDGITYLSCDSTCKSDSNVDMLADVHTPEFLNGINCSGVPNHALTLKVGTPVMLLRNIDHSIGLCNGTRMVITKLGNHVLEARILSRSSAVSRVTTPEGLKILICDSESTRKTSTANIVYNEVFQNL, encoded by the exons ATGCCACTTTCAGACATTGAGTGGGCATCCAGTTCAATAAATCGAATGGTGCAAGATGAGTTGAGATATGACATAATAGAAATGCATGAAGAGCAtacaaaattgattttcaatctAACAACAGAACAACATGTTGTTTATAGCACAATAATCAGTGCTATAGACATAAATTTATGTGGCATTTTCTTCGTTTACGGTTATGGAGGGACTGAAAAGACATTTGTCTGGAGAACATTGTCAGCAACATTAAGGTCAAAAGGAGATATAGTACTCAACGTTGCTTCAAGTGGTATAGCTTCGTTACTACTACCTGGTGGCAGAACTGCTCATTCAAGGTTTGCAATACCACTAAATCCAAATGAGGATTCTACATGTAACATCAATCAAGGTAGCGAATTAGCTGAACTCATTGTTAAATGCAAACTtataatttgggatgaagcgccaatgatgcacaaacattgcTTTGAAGCTTTGGATAGAAGTTTGCGTGATATATTGCGTTTCAATAACCCACAAGGGCTAGACGTACCTTTTGGAGGAAAAACAGTTGTGTTTGGTGGAGACTTCAGACAAATTTTACCAGTTATACCAAAAGGAACTAGGCAAGATATTGTGcatgcaacaataaatgcatcTTACCTATGGAGGTATTGTAAAGTCCTACGCTTGACAAAGAATATGAGACTCCAAAACTCATCCTCAAATAATGATTATGCACAACTGAAACATTTTTCTGAATGGATTGCAAAAATAGGAGATGgcaaaattgaggggcaaacaGATGAATGTGAATACATAGAGATACTTGGACAAATACTCTTACAGTATTCTACAGATCCCATTAAAGCAATTGTGGAAAGCACGTATCCATCATTCTCAAGTATAATTGATGATCCATCGTACTTACAAAAAAGGGCGATATTGACACCAACACTTGACGTGGTACATTCTATAAATGAATATATCAGTTCTTTAAACACGTCTGATGGAATTACATATTTGAGTTGTGATAGTACTTGCAAATCTGATTCTAATGTTGATATGTTAGCTGATGTTCACACTCCAGAATTTTTAAATGGAATCAACTGTTCAGGTGTACCCAATCATGCATTGACATTGAAAGTTGGCACTCCAGTTATGCTATTAAGAAATATTGACCACTCAATTGGTTTATGTAATGGCACAAGAATGGTAATTACTAAACTTGGAAATCATGTTCTAGAAGCAAGGATATTGTCCAGAAGCAGTGCAG TTTCTAGGGTCACTACTCCAGAAGGGctgaaaatattgatttgtgaCAGTGAAAGCACCAGAAAAACTTCAACAGCAAACATTGTATACAATGAAGTTTTTCAGAATTTGTAA